Within Anguilla anguilla isolate fAngAng1 chromosome 11, fAngAng1.pri, whole genome shotgun sequence, the genomic segment catctAACCACCTCTTCCTTTCAgatatttgaaatgcaaatacCTTCATTGCAGTGATATGGGAGTAGTGCCTGCAGGGCTTTTTGCACACGACATGTAAATAGGCGGCCCTGTCCCCTGTTTATGCGCAGGGCTGCGCGTGGAGCAGGAGGTGGTGACCTCCTACCCCCAGGTGGCTGTGGTGAGGGTCCCCACGCCCTGGGTGCAGTCGGACAGTGACATCACCGTGCTGCGCCACCTGGAGAAGCTGGGCTGCCGGCTGGTGAACCGGCCCCAGGCCATCCTCAACTGCGTCAACAAGTTCTGGACCTTCCAGGAGCTGGCCGGCCACGGGgttcccctccccgacacctTCTCCTACGGTGAGCTGAGAGGAGCGGGACCGCGTCACTGCCACGTACTCTCAGCGAGCCGTAAATCCCATAAGGCACACGtatacacgcacatgcgcacacgcacacacacatacatacacacacatgcacacacacagccatacacacactcactagcGTTGGAGTATCGAGCCACAAAATCAATTACTTCACAGACTGTTCCACTGAGCAGTTGCTTGGatcagtggaaaaaataaaaaaaatgatcagcATTTATGAAGGCTGGCACACAAACCCTGTACATGAAAGATTAATTGACACTCACTTTTTCCcgcctgagtgtgtgtatgaatgcacaTGCAGGAAGTCATATGTTAACATCTCAGCGCCACCTCTGCTGCACACACAACTGTGTGCCACGTGACTCATATTCCAGCCTCTGCCCTGACCCAGCTGCTGTAACATTTCATCCGTTCTGCAACGGATGACGATCTGTTTTGTCTTAATCTGAGGACGTGGGCTGTTTCTGTGCTTCTAATCCACCTGGGATGAACTGTAACGCAGAAGAAGGCAGGTCCGCTCGCACGCATAACCCCTGCGGCTGTCTAATCTGCCCAGGAAGTTGCAGCGtgattgaaatattttgttatttgcaGCGGTGCAAGCCGCTGCACGCTCTGTGAAACGTAAGCGAGCTCAGGCTAGCCTGTAGCCAGGCAGCGCTGCTTATGTaacggcccctcccccctgcggGACGAGGGCTCTGCTGCTTTTCCCATTAAAACGCGGCAGCGGCGGCCCCGCGCTGGCTGTGACGTGGGCCCgcccccggcccggcccggcccagccCGCCCCCTGACATCGCACTGCAGACTCCAGCGTTTGGGAGGAGGCGTGAAAGGAGGAGATCATCTGCACAGGGCACATGCAGCCAGAccagatggggggaaaaaaagaaaaggcacaaTCCCTTTTTCTTGGATGCAGAAACAGAGAAGTTTTTCGGCAGAAATTTCCGCATGGGGACGCCTCCCTGGTGAACGAGGCCAAACAGAGAGTCTGAGCACATCTCACTGCTTAACCCAAGCTGTGAGTTTGGGCCAGTTACCAGCGGCAGCCTGAGGACACTGAGTATATCTGAGTCACATCATTAGTTACCTGCCTCCCcctctgaaaacacacaaacacacacacacatacgtaagcacacacacgtgcgcacgcatgcacacatgcacacactccttGACAGTGGAAACCACCTGTAAATACACTGAATCCCTGCTGCGATGGACAGTAGAGCTCACTGGTTAGCACAAAAACCATAATGCTGTACTTATGCCTTCCTTTTGATTGAACATATCCACCAAGGGGACTCCTGGGAACCTGaaagtcctgtgtgtgtgtgtgtgtgtgtgtgtgtgtgtgtgtgtgtgtgtgtgtgtgaccttgtGTCTGTATAGCTACGTGCTGCAGGTGGATGATTTATTTGGCCTGTATTTACAGGAGGACATGAGAACTTCCGCAAGATGATTGACGAGGCGGAACCCCTAGGCTACCCTGTAGTGGTGAAGAACGCACGTGGTCACAGAGGTCAGTGAGACTGCAGAGATACCCTCACTAACTGCTGATCACAACAGGGCATCCCATTCACATCCTCACTAACTGCTGATCACAACAGGGCATCCCATTCACATCCTCACTAACTCCTGAGGACACCAAGTCATCCCATTCACATCCTCACTACCTCCTGAGGACACCAAGTCATCCCATTCACATCCTCACTCACTCCTGAGGACACCAAGTCATCCCATTCACATCCTCACTACCTCCTGAGGGCACGGATCATCCCATTCACATCCTCACTACCTCCTGAGGACACCAAGTCATCCCATTCACATCCTCACTAACTCCTGAGGACACCAAGTCATCCCATTCACATCCTCACTAACTCCTGAGGACCTCAACCATCCCATTCACTCCTCACTCCTGAGGACCCCAACCATCTCATTCACATCCTCACTCACTCCTGAGGACCCCAACCATCCCATTCACATCCTCACTCACACCTGAGGACACCAGACCATCCCATTCACATCCTCACTCACACCTGAGGACACCAGACCATCCCATTCACATCCTCACTCACTCCTGAGGACACAGATCATCCCATTCACAACCTCACTAACTCCATAAGGTCCTTGCATTGACGTTACAGAGCAGAATAACATGCATTTCCTTCCTGTTattgatttcatatttttacaggGGCCACATGAGCTCATCCATCTATTTTTAAACCGCTTATTCCTTGTcagggtgagggggagagggggttgaTCCTATCCCAGTATGCAgtgggtgagagggaggaatacaccctggacaggttgccaatccatcatagggcccacacaccattcactgacGCCTTCATACATACGGGCAATTCAGAGTCTCAGAGTGGCCTACAGTGAGGCGACAGTACTGTTCTCTGCACTATTGTGCTTCCCCATGGGAGCTCatcattatttataatgttCCCTGGAAAAGAGAACAGCTGTCTAAAGAACATGGGGGAGCTCGCATTTGGCTGGATGCACAACGCTCGGCGCGTCTGTAAAACTGCCTTGTAAATTTGAATCACTTGGATGTACGCTCTGCTCCTGCAAAGAGGAACTACAGTAAGGTTCTCAGAGGGGACAGCGCATGCTAGCTCTCTCTCGTTCGGTCAGACAGGATTTTTGGCCGCTCTTGAGCTGAATTTTGGAGCGTGGGAGTGGTTCATATTGTTCGCATCGCTGTAGAGGGAAACAGATTTGGAAACTTGAGCCCAGCTGTGGTCTGAGGTTTGCCTGCTAGTTGCTAGCTGGAATGAAGGTTGCGTTAATGTGCAGTAAGACAGGACACAGCCATGAGCTACAGCTGCTTCTGCTGGCTGGATTGAGGGAAAGCAGCATGTGCATACTGAGCTGTGGTTGTATGATTGTAGTTACATTCACGCTTAAGGCATGTGGCAGAGTGAGCTAGCTTACATACTTTACCTATAATCCGTTTATGCAGCTGAGTAGCCAGTTACTagaacaattcaggttaaatactttcctcaagagtacaacggcagtgtcccacccaggaatcaaacatacaagcccagttccctaaaccgtatgctacactgccgcatGTTTACAGCAGGGTTTGCACTGTCATTTTGATTTAGCTGTAAATGAAAGAGAATATTGCAAATTAAttactattttaattattgcttATTATTTTGTTGGAGAATTTTGGGACCCCccccgggacccccccccccccttccatttgGAAATAGCTATTGTGTTGCACTTTCATACGACTGTGATCCCTGGGGGGGctcgggagggtgggggaggggcgtaTTTAAGACCATAGATCCATCTGTGAGCCAGTGGCTGCTTTCCTCGCTGACAGCTGCTAACCTGCAGGTGCCTGTAGGGTAACTAGGGGGCGCTGGTGCTGCGGTAACCTGAGGATCCCTGGCAGACACTCAGTCATAGTCAACAAATGACATCACCCAGACTCAGGCTGGAGATGTCTGGTCTATAGGGCCCTGCTTCTGTGCCGAGTGCCCCCGCAGCCTGTGCGTTTTACACAGCACGCATTACCCATGAGCCTTTGCCCTTTCACACGGCTCACAGCGGGCTGCCCAGCGTGCCCTCTGCTCCGCCAGCGCTGACctgtggagggggcggggcctgctcACAAGCGCCATGAGCGTGGTAATTAAAAGCCCCTGCGCTGGAATGTTTTTCTGGCCGGTGTGAAAGGCACGTCCCCCGCCCCTGCCGGGCGTTTCGCTGCCCAgcggagaaaaggggggggcgggggttaaaGGGGGCAGCATCCAGACGGGCCTGCTCTTCTGTCAGCTGCTCAGAGAGGCGGCTCGGGCAGAACCGGGCCATGGAGCAGAATGAGAGGAAGAGCTCGGGTAGATAACAGACATGGCAGAACGGCAGCCACTAAGCCACAGGgcttatctctctctgtcacggtctgtctgtccctcacaCGTCCCTTACGTCTCTGTGTTAttcccgctctccctccctccctccctccccaggtaaGGCCGTGTTCCTGGCCCGGGACAAGCATCACCTCTCAGACCTCAGCCACCTGATCCGGCACGACGCGCCCTACCTCTTCCAGGAGTACGTGAAGGAGTCCCACGGCAGGGACGTGCgggtggtgctggtgggggggcGCGTCATCGGCTCCATGCTGCGCTGCTCCACCGACGGCCGTATGCAGAGCAACTGCTCCCTGGGTGAGTGAcccggggagggggtggggcggggtggggcggggggatggTAATGAGGGAAATCTGTTATGTGCACTGTGTTACAGCACAGCGTGTGATAGTGCTGTGTTACAGCCCAGTGTTTAAGAGCGCAGTGTGTGATGGTCCTCTGTGTTACAGCACAGTGTTTAAGAGCgcagtgtgtgatggtgctCTGTGTTACAGTGTGGTCTATAAGAGCgcagtgtgtgatggtgctCTGTGTTACAGTGTGGTCTGTAAGAGCgcagtgtgtgatggtgctCTGTGTTACAGTGTGGTCTATAAGAGCgcagtgtgtgatggtgctCTGTGTTACAGTGTGGTCTGTAAGAGCgcagtgtgtgatggtgctCTGTGTTACAGTGTGGTCTAtaagagtgcagtgtgtgatggtgctCTGTGTTACAGTGTGGTGCTTTAGAGCgcagtgtgtgatggtgctCTGTGTTACAGTGTGGTCTAtaagagtgcagtgtgtgatggtgcACTGTGTTAGTGTGGTCTATAAGAGCgcagtgtgtgatggtgctCTGTGTTACAGCACAGTGTTTTAGAGCGCAGTGCGTGATGGTGCTCTGTGTTACAGCTTAGTGTTTAAGAGCgcagtgtgtgatggtgctCGGTGTTACAGTGTGGTCTGTAAAAGCgcagtgtgtgatggtgctCTGTGTTACAGTGTGGTCTATaagagcacagtgtgtgatgGTGCTCTGTATTACAGTGTGGTGTTTTAGAGCgcagtgtgtgatggtgctCCGTGTTACAGTGTGGTCTATAAGAGCACAGTGTGTGACGGTGCTCTGTGTTACAGTGTGGTGTTTTAGAGCgcagtgtgtgatggtgctCTGTGTTACAGGGTGGTCTATAAGAGCGCAGTGTGTAATGGTGCGCTGTGTTAGGGTGGTCTGTAAGAGCgcagtgtgtgatggtgctCTGTGTTACAGCGCAGTGTTTTAGAGCgcagtgtgtgatggtgctCTGTGTTACAGCTTAGTGTTTaagagcgcagtgtgtgtgatggtgctcTGTGTTATATCACAGTGTGTGATGGTGCTCTGTGTTACATCTTAGTGTTTAAGAGCGCAGTGTGTGATGGTGCCCTGtattacagcacagtgttttagagcgcagtgtgtgatggtgctctgtgttacagcacagtgtttaagagggcagtgtgtgatggtgctCCGTGTCACAGCTTAGTGTTTaagagcgcagtgtgtgtgatggtgctcTGTGTTACATCACAGTGTGAGCTGGTGCTCTGTGTTACATCTTAGTGTTTAAGAGCGCAGTGTGTGAAGGTGCTCTGTGTTACAGCAGTGTTTAAGAGCGCAGTGTGTGATGTTGCTCTGTGTTACAGCAGTGTTTAAGACCGCAGTGTGTGAAGGTGCTCTGTGCTACAACGCAATGTTTaagagcacagtgtgtgatggtgctctgtgctacagcacagtgtttaagagctcagtgtgtgatgggtctctgtgttacagcacagtgtgtgatgcTGCTGTGTTACAGGACAGTGTTTAAGAGCGCAGTATGTGATGGTGCTCTGTGTTACAGCACAATGTGTGATGGTCCCCTGTGttacagtgcagtgtttaaGAGTGCAGTATGTGAAGGTGCTctgtgctacagcacagtgtttaagagcacagtgtgtgatggtgctttgtgctacagcacagtgtttaagagtgcagtgtgtgaagGTTCTCtgtgcaacagcacagtgtttaagagcacagtgtgtgatggtgctctgtattacagcacagtgtgtgatgGTGCTCTGTGTTACAGCGCAGTGTGTGATGGTCCCCTGTGTTACAGCGCAGTGTTTAAGAGTGCAGTATGTGATGGTGCTCTGTGCTACAGTAGTGTTTAAGAGCGCAGATTGTGAAGGTGCTctgtgctacagcacagtgtttaagagtgcagtgtgtgaagGTTCTctgtgctacagcacagtgtttaagagcacagtgtgtgatggtgatttgtgctacagtacagtgtttaagagctcagtgtgtgatgggtctctgtgttacagcacagtgtgtgatgcTGCTGTGTTACAGGACAGTGTTTAAGAGCGCAGTATGTGATGGTGCTCTGtgttacagcacagtgtgtgatgGTCCCCTGTGTTACAGCGCAGTGTTTAAGAGTGCAGTATGTGATGGTGCTCTATGCTACAGTAGTGTTTAAGAGCGCAGAGTGTGAAGGTGCTctgtgctacagcacagtgtttaagagcacagtgtgtgatggtgctctgtattacagcacagtgtgtgatgGTGCTCTGTGTTACAGCGCAGTGTGTGATGGTCCCCTGTGTTACAGTGCAGTGTTCAAGAGCGCAGTATGTGATGGTGCTCCAcggtgccccctgcaggtggtgTGGGGATGATGTGCCCCCTGAGTGAACAGGGCAAGCAGCTGGCAGTGCAGGTGTCCAACATCCTGGGCATGGACGTGTGTGGCATCGACCTGCTGCAGCTCAACAACGGCTCGTTCGTGGTGTGCGAGGCCAACGCCAACGTGGGCTTCATCGCCTTCGACCAGGCGTGCGGCATGGACGTGGCGGGCATCGTGGCCGACTACGCCCTCTCCCTGCTGCCCAGCCGCCTCACCCGCAAGATGTCGTTGCTGTCGGTGGTGTCCAGCGCCAGCGAGACCAGCAGCGAGCCCGAGGTGTGCCCGCCGCCCAGCGCCTTGCCGGAGGCCGTCTGCACCATGAGCGTGGGCTCCACGTCCAGCGAGAGCGACCCGGAGCTGGCCGAGTCCCGcgacgccccgccccccgccctgcccgaCCCCGCCTACAACATCAACACCCTTCTCGCCAATGAAATCAAACTATTGACTGAGTGAGCTGGAATGCAgccatgcgcacacacacatacgcgcgcttacacacacacacacacacacactcaaagatGCTTGCACAAGCACTCATAACTGatacaaataaacatacagaacttcaaaaatacataaaacacattagcatgaacacacacacacactcagcagatacacgcacacaccttcTCGTACTAACTTGCCTGTAAACACATTGGAGGTCAGAGGCTGCTCCCCTGAGGGCTGAAGGGCCCGTGCAAAGCTGGCGGCGTAGCGCGGTGGCAGGACTCTGGCGCGTAGGCTAACATAACTAgcttcctttccttttttgagACTGCATGGGAGAATGCGCAGGAGAGCCGACCACCAGCACTGAGCCTCTCGCCGCTGCAGCAGCTTAACGGCTTCTCGTCTCAAAGCTACTTGAATTGGAATGGCTAACCGCATACTACGGTACCGCGATGGGAAAAAACACCGTCGCGCTAAATGGATCTTAGACCCCcctggacaccccccccccctttcccccgctGATACACAAACTAACCAGGCTCCGCTTTAAGTGAAATTAAGTGTTTTTGCGAATGTTTGGCTACGTGAAGGAAAAACATTTGGTGAACCCGCACATCGAAGCTGACTGACCGGACCGCTGGCTGTTGTCTAGGTGGGTTTTGGGAACGGGACGGGGCGCACGGTGTTCCAGCTGATAACCAGAGGCCGGGCCCACCTGTAGCAGAATATGCGCCCCCTCCCGCTTCGGAGACCCCAAAAAAGGCCAGTCGTGccagaacaaaaaaagcattgatCCGTTTCTCCTGTGCTGTAACAATCCTTCCTTTCAGTTCCTCAGCCATCAGACACCCTACCAACACGCCATTCCCTTATTTTAACAAAAGCACCTTAAAGAAACATTGAGGATTCACGTAAACCGAAAAATGTTCTCTCGGGTAGAGAGCTGTACCCCAAGATGGACTACATAGTTATACCGAGATATATCAAGAGCAATTGCTCCTTTTACTACATCAACATGCCTCAGAATTACTTCACTGccatatcaaaaaaataaaagtctgctTAGCATTTCAGCCATACATATCAGACTGATTCAATTGTAAAtctttttcattgattttatcTATACCTCAGGCATGTGAAGGGTTGATATATTTCCTCACATGCAAATGAATTGACAGTGTTCCTGGTAGTGGTCATCACTTTTTACCGTTTCCGAAC encodes:
- the rimkla gene encoding beta-citrylglutamate synthase B, whose protein sequence is MCSRMWFVTDRRISQEYPQVQILRALKQRCAEEDVEFRSLLMDQIVLTISDGQLGLRVEQEVVTSYPQVAVVRVPTPWVQSDSDITVLRHLEKLGCRLVNRPQAILNCVNKFWTFQELAGHGVPLPDTFSYGGHENFRKMIDEAEPLGYPVVVKNARGHRGKAVFLARDKHHLSDLSHLIRHDAPYLFQEYVKESHGRDVRVVLVGGRVIGSMLRCSTDGRMQSNCSLGGVGMMCPLSEQGKQLAVQVSNILGMDVCGIDLLQLNNGSFVVCEANANVGFIAFDQACGMDVAGIVADYALSLLPSRLTRKMSLLSVVSSASETSSEPEVCPPPSALPEAVCTMSVGSTSSESDPELAESRDAPPPALPDPAYNINTLLANEIKLLTE